From one Streptomyces sp. NBC_01478 genomic stretch:
- a CDS encoding gamma-aminobutyraldehyde dehydrogenase — translation MHNPGSATPDRFPAQEYFADGAQFIAGRLTKGTSGRTHAVVDPATGEDVYTYELAGTADVDAAVAAARAAFPGWSGATPGERSDALHRFAAVLAERADDFARAESLQCGKPLKLTREFDIPGTIDNTAFFAGAARHLQGQSAGEYSGDHTSYVRREPIGVVGSIAPWNYPLQMAAWKILPAIAAGNTIVLKPAELTPLTSLMFAQAATEAGIPDGVINIITGSGKEAGEHLVGHPDVAMTSFTGSTAVGKRVAEIATATVKRIHLELGGKAPFVVFDDADLEAAVNGAVAGSLINTGQDCTAATRAYVQRPLYDAFVQKTAALMASVRVGDPFAPGTDLGPLISHVQRDRVAAFVDRARGYARVVTGGEAPQGDLKNGAYYRPTLVADAAQDSEIVQSELFGPVLVVLPFDTDDEGIALANDTPYGLAASAWSRDVYRANRATREIKAGCVWINDHIPIISEMPHGGYKASGFGKDMSAYSFEEYTQIKHVMFDNTAVARKDWHRTIFGDR, via the coding sequence ATGCACAACCCGGGCAGTGCCACCCCGGACCGATTCCCCGCTCAGGAGTACTTCGCGGACGGCGCGCAGTTCATCGCGGGCCGCCTGACGAAGGGCACCTCGGGCCGTACCCACGCGGTCGTCGACCCGGCGACCGGCGAGGACGTGTACACGTACGAGCTGGCCGGTACGGCCGACGTGGACGCGGCCGTGGCCGCCGCCCGCGCCGCCTTCCCGGGCTGGTCGGGCGCCACGCCCGGCGAGCGCTCCGACGCGCTGCACCGCTTCGCCGCCGTGCTCGCCGAGCGCGCGGACGACTTCGCCCGCGCCGAGTCCCTCCAGTGCGGCAAGCCCCTCAAGCTGACCCGCGAGTTCGACATCCCCGGGACCATCGACAACACGGCCTTCTTCGCCGGTGCCGCACGGCACCTTCAGGGGCAGTCCGCCGGTGAGTACTCGGGCGACCACACGTCGTACGTTCGCCGTGAACCCATCGGTGTCGTCGGCTCCATCGCGCCCTGGAACTATCCCCTCCAGATGGCCGCCTGGAAGATCCTCCCGGCGATCGCCGCGGGCAACACGATCGTGCTGAAGCCCGCCGAGCTGACCCCGCTCACCTCGCTGATGTTCGCGCAGGCCGCCACCGAGGCCGGCATCCCGGACGGTGTCATCAACATCATCACCGGCTCGGGGAAAGAGGCCGGTGAGCATCTCGTCGGTCATCCCGACGTGGCCATGACCTCCTTCACCGGCTCCACCGCCGTCGGCAAGCGCGTCGCCGAGATCGCGACCGCCACCGTCAAGCGCATCCACCTGGAGCTCGGCGGCAAGGCACCCTTCGTGGTCTTCGACGACGCCGACCTCGAAGCCGCCGTCAACGGAGCCGTCGCCGGTTCGCTCATCAACACCGGGCAGGACTGCACGGCCGCCACGCGCGCGTACGTGCAAAGGCCCCTCTACGACGCGTTCGTCCAGAAGACGGCCGCCCTCATGGCGAGCGTCCGGGTCGGCGACCCCTTCGCCCCGGGCACCGACCTCGGGCCGCTGATCTCGCACGTCCAGCGCGACCGCGTCGCCGCCTTCGTCGACCGGGCGCGTGGCTACGCGCGCGTGGTGACCGGTGGCGAGGCTCCTCAGGGAGATCTCAAGAACGGCGCGTACTATCGCCCCACCCTGGTCGCGGACGCCGCCCAGGACAGCGAGATCGTGCAGTCGGAACTCTTCGGCCCGGTGCTCGTCGTGCTCCCCTTCGACACCGACGACGAAGGCATCGCGCTCGCCAACGACACCCCGTACGGACTGGCGGCCTCCGCGTGGAGCCGGGACGTCTACCGGGCCAATCGCGCGACCCGCGAGATCAAGGCCGGCTGTGTGTGGATCAACGACCACATCCCGATCATCAGCGAGATGCCCCACGGCGGCTACAAGGCGTCCGGCTTCGGCAAGGACATGTCCGCCTACTCGTTCGAGGAGTACACCCAGATCAAGCACGTCATGTTCGACAACACGGCGGTGGCCCGCAAGGACTGGCACCGCACGATCTTCGGGGACCGATAG
- a CDS encoding ABC transporter substrate-binding protein encodes MKQYEPDRLTPAEVAAARRSFRKSRSVMTRRSVLRASAGGALAVGGLGALSGCGIPAAGKTQGGVSADDHSAKEKEIDFSNWPEYIDTDDSGKHRPTLDAFTKQTGIKVKYTEDINDNDEFFGKIQPQLAAGQATGRDLIVLTDWLAARMIRLGYVQKLDASNLPHAYANLSDQFRSPDWDPGRAYSYVWQGISTVIAYNKKALDGVEVKSISDLLDNPKLKGRVGFLTEMRDSVGMTMLDMGKDPAKFTTDDYDEVIARLQKAVDKGQIRRFTGNDYTSDLTKGDFAACVAWGGDIVQLQSDNPDVGYVIPDAGYMTSTDNLLIPNKARHKTNAERLIDYYYEPEPAAELAAYVNYVSPVADVKPYLAKLDKSAASNPLILPDKAMAAKSHAFRSLSSKEETAYQQKFAKLTGA; translated from the coding sequence ATGAAGCAGTACGAGCCCGACCGCCTGACCCCGGCCGAAGTGGCCGCCGCGCGGCGCAGTTTCCGTAAGAGCCGGTCCGTCATGACCCGCCGTTCGGTGCTGCGCGCCTCCGCCGGCGGCGCGCTCGCGGTCGGCGGACTCGGGGCCCTGAGCGGCTGCGGGATCCCCGCGGCAGGCAAGACGCAGGGCGGTGTGTCCGCCGACGACCACTCGGCCAAGGAGAAGGAGATCGACTTCTCGAACTGGCCCGAGTACATCGACACGGACGACAGCGGCAAGCACCGTCCGACCCTCGACGCGTTCACCAAGCAGACCGGCATCAAGGTCAAGTACACCGAGGACATCAACGACAACGACGAGTTCTTCGGCAAGATCCAGCCGCAGCTCGCCGCCGGCCAGGCCACCGGCCGCGACCTGATCGTCCTCACCGACTGGCTGGCCGCCCGCATGATCCGCCTGGGCTACGTCCAGAAGCTGGACGCGTCGAACCTGCCGCACGCCTACGCGAACCTGTCGGACCAGTTCCGCAGCCCCGACTGGGACCCCGGCCGGGCGTACTCGTACGTGTGGCAGGGCATCTCGACCGTCATCGCCTACAACAAGAAGGCGCTCGACGGCGTCGAGGTGAAGTCGATCTCCGACCTGCTCGACAACCCCAAGCTCAAGGGCCGCGTCGGCTTCCTCACCGAGATGCGCGACAGCGTCGGCATGACCATGCTCGACATGGGCAAGGACCCGGCGAAGTTCACCACCGACGACTACGACGAGGTCATCGCCCGCCTCCAGAAGGCCGTCGACAAGGGCCAGATCCGCCGCTTCACCGGCAACGACTACACGTCGGACCTCACCAAGGGCGACTTCGCCGCGTGCGTCGCCTGGGGCGGCGACATCGTGCAGCTCCAGTCGGACAACCCGGACGTCGGCTACGTCATCCCCGACGCCGGCTACATGACGTCGACCGACAACCTGCTGATCCCCAACAAGGCGCGCCACAAGACGAACGCCGAGCGGCTCATCGACTACTACTACGAGCCCGAGCCGGCCGCCGAACTCGCCGCCTACGTCAACTACGTCAGCCCGGTCGCCGACGTGAAGCCCTACCTCGCCAAGCTCGACAAGTCCGCGGCGAGCAACCCGCTGATCCTTCCCGACAAGGCCATGGCGGCCAAGTCCCACGCCTTCCGCTCCCTGAGCTCGAAGGAAGAGACGGCCTACCAGCAGAAGTTCGCAAAGCTCACAGGGGCGTGA
- a CDS encoding ABC transporter ATP-binding protein, producing the protein MNTKDNSGDVRLTGISKTYDNGFTAVQPLDLTVPQGSFFALLGASGCGKTTTLRMIAGLEEPSSGTVHLGDQEVTNLPPYKRPVNTVFQSYALFPHLDIFENVAFGLRRRGIKSVKQQVVDMLDLVQLGEQARKKPHQLSGGQQQRVAVARALINHPKVLLLDEPLGALDLKLRRQMQLELKRIQTEVGITFIHVTHDQEEAMTMADTVAVMNAGRVEQLGSPADLYENPNTTFVANFLGTSNLIEAEVDSKSGDEIILKAGGGKLVLPEARCSAPTATGGKVLVGVRPEKITLTHADDAGEIPAGRNRITGKIADSSFIGVSTQYVIDSPVCPEFEVYAQNIDRDARLRPGADVVLHWNPAHTFGLDAAQDIDAGVDIVEEAA; encoded by the coding sequence ATGAACACCAAGGACAACAGCGGCGACGTCCGCCTCACCGGTATCAGCAAGACCTACGACAACGGCTTCACCGCCGTACAGCCACTCGACCTGACCGTGCCCCAGGGCTCCTTCTTCGCCCTGCTCGGTGCCTCCGGCTGCGGCAAGACCACCACCCTGCGCATGATCGCGGGCCTGGAGGAACCTTCCTCCGGCACCGTCCACCTCGGCGACCAGGAAGTCACCAACCTCCCGCCGTACAAGCGGCCGGTGAACACGGTGTTCCAGTCGTACGCCCTCTTCCCGCACCTCGACATCTTCGAGAACGTCGCCTTCGGTCTGCGCCGGCGCGGCATCAAGTCGGTGAAGCAGCAGGTCGTCGACATGCTCGACCTGGTCCAACTCGGCGAGCAGGCACGGAAGAAGCCGCACCAGTTGTCGGGTGGTCAGCAGCAGCGTGTGGCCGTCGCCCGCGCCCTCATCAACCACCCCAAGGTGCTCCTCCTCGACGAGCCCCTCGGCGCCCTCGACCTCAAGCTGCGCCGCCAGATGCAGTTGGAGCTCAAGCGCATCCAGACCGAGGTCGGCATCACGTTCATCCACGTCACGCACGACCAGGAGGAGGCCATGACCATGGCCGACACGGTCGCCGTGATGAACGCGGGCCGTGTAGAGCAACTCGGCTCGCCCGCCGACCTCTACGAGAACCCGAACACCACCTTCGTCGCCAACTTCCTCGGCACCTCCAACCTCATCGAGGCCGAGGTCGACTCCAAGAGCGGCGACGAGATCATCCTCAAGGCGGGCGGCGGCAAGCTCGTCCTCCCCGAGGCGCGATGTTCGGCGCCCACGGCGACCGGCGGCAAGGTCCTGGTCGGCGTACGTCCGGAGAAGATCACCCTCACGCACGCGGACGACGCGGGCGAGATCCCGGCCGGCCGCAACCGCATCACCGGCAAGATCGCCGACTCCAGCTTCATCGGCGTCTCCACCCAGTACGTCATCGACAGCCCGGTCTGCCCCGAGTTCGAGGTCTACGCCCAGAACATCGACCGCGACGCCCGGCTGCGGCCCGGCGCCGACGTCGTTCTGCACTGGAACCCGGCCCACACCTTCGGCCTCGACGCTGCCCAGGACATCGACGCGGGCGTCGACATCGTGGAGGAGGCCGCCTGA
- a CDS encoding ABC transporter permease, giving the protein MAAVTEAPPLAPAPEEKPPRKKRGRWTPYWLLLPGILWLIVFFALPMIYQGSTSIQTGSLEDGYKVTWHFATYWDALSEYWPQFLRSVLYAAAATILCLLLGYPLAYLIAFRAGRWRNLIMILVIAPFFTSFLIRTLAWKTILADSGPVVSALNTLHVLDVTNWLGWTSGDRVLATPLAVVCGLTYNFLPFMVLPLYTSLERIDGRLHEAAGDLYAKPFTTFRKVTFPLSMPGVVSGTLLTFIPAAGDYVNAELLGSTDTRMIGNVIQTQFLRILDYPTAAALSFILMAAILAMVTIYIRKSGTEDLV; this is encoded by the coding sequence ATGGCCGCTGTCACCGAGGCGCCGCCCCTGGCGCCCGCGCCGGAGGAGAAGCCTCCGCGCAAGAAGCGGGGCCGCTGGACGCCGTACTGGCTGCTGCTGCCCGGCATTCTCTGGCTGATCGTCTTCTTCGCGCTGCCGATGATCTACCAGGGCTCCACGTCGATCCAGACGGGCTCCCTGGAGGACGGCTACAAGGTCACCTGGCACTTCGCGACCTACTGGGACGCGCTGTCCGAGTACTGGCCGCAGTTCCTGCGCTCGGTCCTCTACGCCGCCGCCGCGACCATCCTCTGTCTGCTGCTGGGCTACCCGCTGGCGTACCTCATCGCGTTCCGCGCGGGACGCTGGCGGAACCTGATCATGATCCTGGTGATCGCGCCGTTCTTCACCAGCTTCCTGATCCGCACGCTCGCCTGGAAGACGATCCTCGCGGACAGCGGCCCGGTCGTGAGCGCCCTCAACACGCTGCACGTCCTGGACGTCACCAACTGGCTCGGCTGGACGTCGGGCGACCGCGTCCTCGCCACTCCACTCGCGGTCGTCTGCGGACTGACGTACAACTTCCTGCCGTTCATGGTCCTGCCGCTCTACACCTCCCTCGAACGCATCGACGGACGGCTGCACGAGGCGGCCGGCGACCTGTACGCCAAGCCCTTCACCACCTTCCGCAAGGTCACCTTCCCGCTGTCGATGCCCGGCGTCGTCTCCGGCACCCTGCTGACCTTCATCCCGGCGGCCGGTGACTACGTCAACGCCGAACTCCTCGGCTCCACCGACACCCGCATGATCGGAAACGTCATCCAGACGCAGTTCCTGCGCATTCTGGACTACCCGACGGCGGCGGCACTCTCCTTCATCCTCATGGCCGCCATTCTCGCCATGGTGACCATCTACATTCGCAAGTCCGGGACGGAGGATCTGGTCTAA
- a CDS encoding ABC transporter permease, which yields MAVVRWFKRHFVVIAGLLTLGYLLLPNVIVTVFSFNKPKGRFNYEWQQFSLDAWKQPCGVADMCGSLSISLQIAVWATIGATLLGTMIAFALVRYRFRARGAINSLIFLPMAMPEVVMAASLLTLFLNMGAQLGFYTILIAHIMFCLSFVVTAVKARVMSMDPRLEEAARDLYAGPVQTFVRVTLPIAAPGIAAGALLSFALSFDDFIITNFNAGSTVTFPMFVWGSAQRGTPVQINVIGTAMFLVAVLLVLVSMVITNRRNKVKA from the coding sequence ATGGCCGTCGTACGCTGGTTCAAACGCCATTTCGTAGTCATCGCGGGTCTGTTGACGCTCGGATATCTCCTTCTCCCGAACGTCATCGTCACGGTGTTCTCCTTCAACAAGCCGAAGGGGCGCTTCAATTACGAGTGGCAGCAGTTCTCGCTGGACGCCTGGAAGCAGCCGTGCGGTGTCGCCGACATGTGCGGCTCGCTGAGCATCAGCCTCCAGATCGCCGTCTGGGCGACCATCGGCGCCACGCTCCTGGGCACGATGATCGCCTTCGCGCTGGTCCGCTACCGCTTCCGTGCCCGCGGCGCGATCAACTCGCTGATCTTCCTGCCGATGGCGATGCCCGAGGTCGTCATGGCGGCCTCGCTGCTCACCCTGTTCCTCAACATGGGCGCGCAGTTGGGCTTCTACACCATCCTGATCGCCCACATCATGTTCTGCCTCAGCTTCGTCGTCACCGCCGTCAAGGCCCGCGTGATGTCGATGGACCCGCGCCTGGAGGAGGCGGCCCGGGACCTCTACGCCGGCCCGGTGCAGACGTTCGTCAGGGTCACCCTCCCCATCGCGGCCCCCGGAATCGCGGCGGGCGCGCTGCTCTCCTTCGCGCTCTCCTTCGACGATTTCATCATCACCAATTTCAACGCGGGTTCGACCGTCACCTTCCCCATGTTCGTCTGGGGATCGGCACAGCGCGGGACACCCGTTCAGATCAATGTCATCGGTACGGCCATGTTCCTCGTCGCCGTATTGTTGGTGCTCGTTTCCATGGTGATCACCAACCGCCGCAACAAGGTAAAGGCATAA
- a CDS encoding NAD(P)/FAD-dependent oxidoreductase: MAPSAMSRSNNWTKSLSEARPVPYWLDDPGKPHPEPALTGTETCDLLVVGGGYSGLWTALIAKERDPQRDVVLLEGREVGWAASGRNGGFCAASLTHGLSNGLTRWPDEIHKLEELGAHNLDAIESAVARYSLDCEFERTGEIDVATEPHQAEELHDWYGELESKGLADGTEFLDAEAVREQVDSPTFLAGLYDSRGVAMLNPAKLAWGLKRACLQLGVRIYEHTPALALKPHGAGMAVRTSYGSVRARRVALGTNIFPNLVKRVRSYTVPVYDYALMTEPLSTDQLASIGWKNRQGLGDSANQFHYFRLSADNRILWGGYDAIYPYGGRVRAEYDDRPETYAKLAEHFFTCFPQLEGLSFSHAWGGAIDTCSRFSAFFGTAHQGKVAYAAGFTGLGVGATRFGADVMLDLLAGERTQRTELEMVRKKPLPFPPEPFAWTGIALTKWSLARADDHGGRRNLWLKTMDKLGLGFDS, encoded by the coding sequence ATGGCCCCAAGCGCCATGAGCCGCAGCAACAACTGGACGAAGTCCCTTTCGGAAGCCCGGCCGGTCCCGTACTGGCTGGACGACCCCGGCAAGCCCCACCCCGAACCCGCGCTCACCGGCACCGAGACCTGCGACCTGCTGGTCGTCGGCGGTGGCTACAGCGGACTGTGGACCGCGCTCATCGCGAAAGAGCGCGACCCGCAGCGGGATGTCGTCCTGCTGGAAGGCCGCGAGGTGGGCTGGGCCGCCTCGGGCCGCAACGGCGGCTTCTGCGCCGCCTCCCTCACCCACGGCCTGTCCAACGGCCTCACCCGCTGGCCGGACGAGATCCACAAGCTGGAGGAGCTGGGCGCCCACAACCTCGACGCGATCGAGAGCGCGGTCGCCCGCTACTCCCTGGACTGCGAGTTCGAGCGCACCGGCGAGATCGACGTCGCCACCGAACCGCACCAGGCCGAGGAACTCCACGACTGGTACGGCGAGTTGGAGAGCAAGGGCCTCGCCGACGGCACCGAGTTCCTGGACGCGGAAGCGGTCCGTGAACAGGTCGACTCCCCGACCTTCCTGGCCGGCCTGTACGACAGCCGGGGCGTCGCGATGCTCAACCCGGCAAAGCTGGCCTGGGGGTTGAAGCGCGCCTGCCTCCAACTCGGCGTCCGAATCTACGAACACACCCCCGCCCTCGCCCTCAAACCGCACGGCGCCGGCATGGCCGTACGCACCTCCTACGGCTCGGTCCGCGCCCGCCGCGTCGCGCTCGGCACCAACATCTTCCCGAACCTGGTCAAGCGCGTCCGCTCGTACACCGTCCCGGTCTACGACTACGCACTCATGACCGAGCCGCTCTCCACCGACCAGTTGGCGTCGATCGGCTGGAAGAACCGCCAGGGGCTCGGGGATTCGGCGAACCAGTTCCACTACTTCCGCCTCTCCGCCGACAACCGCATCCTGTGGGGCGGTTACGACGCGATCTATCCCTACGGCGGCCGGGTGCGCGCCGAGTACGACGACCGGCCGGAGACGTACGCCAAGCTCGCCGAGCACTTCTTCACCTGCTTCCCGCAGTTGGAGGGCCTCAGCTTCAGCCACGCGTGGGGCGGTGCGATCGACACCTGCTCGCGCTTCTCGGCGTTCTTCGGCACCGCCCACCAGGGCAAGGTGGCGTACGCGGCGGGCTTCACCGGACTCGGCGTGGGCGCGACCCGCTTCGGCGCGGACGTGATGCTGGACCTGCTCGCGGGGGAGCGGACCCAGCGCACCGAACTGGAGATGGTCCGCAAGAAGCCGCTGCCCTTCCCGCCCGAGCCCTTCGCCTGGACCGGCATCGCGCTCACCAAGTGGTCGCTGGCCCGCGCGGACGACCACGGCGGCCGGCGCAACCTGTGGCTGAAGACGATGGACAAGCTGGGCCTCGGCTTCGACAGTTGA
- a CDS encoding chitinase, with amino-acid sequence MDRSRPVLAVFVTAALAVSGITALSSAARAADADLAKNGGFEAGLDSWSCTASSGTTVKSPVHGGSSALQATPAGNDYAQCAQTVTVKPDSQYSLAGYVRGSYVYLGASGTGTTDVSTWTQSAPDWQRLTTSFRTGPTTTKVTIYTHGWYATGAYYADDISLTGPAVDVGQPPTTPTGLAVGTITSSSVALSWAAVTGATSYAIYRDGVKVQTASGTSATVSGLSAATAYSFQVTAVNDAGESAKSTVVTATTSTGSGTGTGLPTHALVGYLHASFANGSGYTRLADVPESWDVIDLAFGEPTSATSGDIRFNRCPVSSCANVESDADFKAAIKAKQAAGKKVLISIGGANGQVQLTTTAARDTFVSSVSNIIDTYGLDGLDIDFEGHSLSLDASDTNFKSPTTPVVVNLIAALKTLKARYGAKFVLSMAPETFFVQMGYQFYGTGKFGGQDPRCGAYLPVIYALRDDLTLLHVQDYNSGPIMGLDGQYHTMGGADFHIAMTDMLLTGFPVAGDTNNVFPALRPDQIAIGMPASVNAGNGYVAPAEVTKTLDCLTKKASCGSYATHGTWPTLRGLMTWSINWDRYSNWEFQKTFDGYFGQ; translated from the coding sequence GTGGATCGCTCCAGACCTGTCCTTGCCGTGTTCGTGACCGCGGCCCTGGCCGTGTCCGGCATCACCGCGCTCTCGTCGGCCGCCCGTGCGGCCGACGCGGACCTGGCGAAGAACGGAGGCTTCGAAGCGGGCCTCGACAGTTGGTCCTGTACCGCGAGCAGCGGTACGACGGTCAAGTCGCCCGTGCACGGCGGCAGTTCGGCGTTGCAGGCGACCCCGGCCGGCAACGACTACGCCCAGTGCGCGCAGACCGTGACCGTGAAACCGGACTCGCAGTACTCGCTCGCCGGTTACGTCCGCGGCAGCTACGTCTACCTCGGCGCGAGCGGCACCGGCACCACCGACGTCTCCACCTGGACCCAATCGGCCCCCGACTGGCAGCGGTTGACGACGAGCTTCCGCACCGGCCCGACCACCACCAAGGTCACGATCTACACCCACGGCTGGTACGCCACCGGCGCCTACTACGCCGACGACATCTCCCTCACCGGCCCGGCGGTCGACGTGGGCCAGCCGCCAACCACCCCCACAGGCCTGGCCGTCGGCACGATCACGTCCTCCTCCGTCGCCCTGTCCTGGGCGGCCGTCACCGGCGCGACGAGCTACGCGATCTACCGCGACGGCGTGAAAGTCCAGACGGCGAGCGGCACTTCGGCCACGGTGAGCGGTCTGTCGGCCGCGACGGCGTACAGCTTCCAGGTCACGGCGGTCAACGACGCGGGCGAGTCCGCGAAGTCGACGGTGGTCACCGCGACGACGTCCACCGGCTCGGGCACCGGCACCGGACTGCCCACCCACGCCCTGGTCGGCTACCTGCACGCGAGCTTCGCCAACGGCTCCGGCTACACCCGCCTGGCCGACGTCCCCGAAAGCTGGGACGTCATCGACCTGGCCTTCGGTGAACCCACCTCCGCCACCTCGGGCGACATCCGCTTCAACCGCTGCCCGGTCAGCTCGTGCGCGAACGTGGAGAGCGACGCCGACTTCAAGGCCGCGATCAAGGCCAAACAGGCGGCGGGCAAGAAGGTGCTGATCTCCATAGGCGGCGCCAACGGCCAGGTCCAACTGACCACCACGGCGGCCCGCGACACCTTCGTCTCCTCGGTCTCGAACATCATCGACACCTACGGCCTCGACGGCCTCGACATCGACTTCGAGGGCCACTCGCTCTCCCTCGACGCGAGCGACACGAACTTCAAGAGCCCCACAACTCCCGTGGTGGTCAACCTGATCGCGGCCCTGAAGACCCTGAAGGCCAGGTACGGCGCGAAGTTCGTGCTGAGCATGGCGCCCGAGACCTTCTTCGTGCAGATGGGCTACCAGTTCTACGGCACCGGCAAGTTCGGCGGCCAGGACCCGAGATGCGGGGCGTATCTGCCCGTCATCTACGCCCTGCGCGACGACCTGACCCTGCTGCACGTCCAGGACTACAACTCGGGCCCGATCATGGGTCTCGACGGCCAGTACCACACCATGGGCGGCGCCGACTTCCACATCGCGATGACCGACATGCTGCTCACCGGCTTCCCGGTGGCGGGCGACACGAACAACGTGTTCCCGGCCCTGCGCCCCGACCAGATCGCCATCGGCATGCCGGCGTCGGTCAACGCGGGCAACGGTTACGTGGCCCCGGCCGAGGTCACGAAAACCCTGGACTGCCTGACGAAGAAGGCGAGTTGCGGCTCGTACGCGACCCATGGCACCTGGCCGACCCTGCGCGGCCTGATGACCTGGTCGATCAACTGGGACCGCTACTCGAACTGGGAGTTCCAGAAGACGTTCGACGGCTACTTCGGCCAATGA
- a CDS encoding GmrSD restriction endonuclease domain-containing protein — protein sequence MGGVDEKAHLIDSILRGFPIPLFLFAEISDQNYEIIDGMQRLDAIFGFIEQRYGIQSSIEVPHFFDLSEFSRARQLADSEVFTREPGKPELIPASQCADLLDYQLAVTIFSSREETQVTEVFRRINSGGRQLSAQEKRQAGVVSEFVKLLRRLASEFRYDGSPDVLPLTKMPVVSIDSARERLGYGIAAEETFWCSLGVLSTKQLQQSEDEQLLADICISAVRGNTFSVSSDVLDKYFDLETTESKSLAADLATYGTEKLADDVKVVLGAMKTMVDSTKPGVVGAFRSHVSTSGWSSAKTPFYAVFMAFYDLMIRRGKQLSDPHGAFKAIYGVTGKLTPSRNTTTEAQRQANIDIVRGLIDKHFTESPRGALTHGPAMEIEFPNLIRRAPIESARYEFKQGIVSLDKKRSVNKDLLKKLPKIMSAIANTGPESDGYVIFGVADNDAAARRIEEMDSVTPVPLARQVLFGVDRECKVLGIAMSTYVRHIIQAIQASPLEETLKGDILANIDTISYSGRSYVVARIPAQRDLSGFDGEYYVRDGDDLRKMTTAEALSAAKRFSR from the coding sequence ATGGGGGGGGTAGACGAAAAAGCACACCTGATTGACAGCATTTTACGCGGCTTCCCAATCCCTCTCTTCCTCTTTGCCGAGATATCAGACCAGAACTACGAAATAATCGATGGAATGCAGCGCCTGGATGCCATATTTGGGTTCATAGAGCAAAGGTACGGCATCCAGTCCAGCATCGAAGTCCCTCATTTTTTTGACCTCTCGGAATTTTCACGAGCCCGCCAACTCGCCGACTCGGAAGTATTCACGCGTGAGCCTGGTAAGCCCGAGCTCATCCCAGCATCTCAATGCGCAGATCTACTTGATTACCAACTGGCTGTTACCATATTCAGCTCCAGGGAGGAAACTCAAGTAACCGAAGTATTCCGACGAATAAATTCCGGTGGGCGTCAACTGAGTGCACAAGAAAAACGGCAAGCTGGAGTTGTCAGCGAATTTGTCAAACTACTCAGACGCCTGGCCTCGGAATTTCGCTACGATGGATCGCCTGACGTCCTCCCGCTCACCAAGATGCCCGTCGTTTCCATCGACTCAGCCCGCGAACGGCTGGGATACGGGATCGCAGCAGAGGAGACCTTCTGGTGCAGCCTCGGAGTGCTGAGCACAAAGCAGCTACAGCAGAGCGAGGATGAACAACTGCTGGCCGATATTTGCATTTCTGCAGTACGCGGAAACACATTTAGCGTCAGCTCCGACGTGCTGGACAAGTACTTCGACTTGGAGACCACTGAGAGTAAGTCACTGGCTGCGGATCTCGCTACTTACGGCACGGAAAAGCTCGCCGATGACGTCAAGGTAGTACTCGGCGCCATGAAGACCATGGTTGATTCAACCAAGCCGGGCGTCGTAGGAGCGTTCCGATCACACGTCAGCACCAGTGGATGGTCCTCCGCTAAAACACCTTTCTATGCAGTCTTCATGGCCTTCTACGACTTGATGATCAGAAGAGGAAAACAACTCTCCGATCCGCATGGCGCGTTCAAAGCAATATATGGCGTAACAGGGAAACTAACACCGAGCAGGAACACCACTACCGAGGCGCAGCGACAGGCAAACATAGACATAGTGAGAGGGTTGATCGATAAGCACTTCACAGAGTCGCCACGGGGAGCACTAACACACGGGCCAGCAATGGAGATCGAATTCCCGAACCTGATTAGGCGTGCCCCGATCGAAAGTGCCAGATACGAGTTCAAGCAGGGAATAGTTTCACTCGACAAGAAACGTTCAGTCAACAAGGATCTCCTCAAGAAACTCCCGAAGATTATGTCCGCCATCGCGAATACGGGACCCGAGTCCGATGGTTATGTAATTTTCGGGGTGGCAGACAATGATGCTGCCGCGCGCCGTATCGAGGAAATGGACTCGGTTACGCCGGTGCCACTCGCTCGACAGGTACTCTTTGGCGTCGACCGGGAATGCAAAGTCCTCGGCATAGCGATGAGTACTTATGTGCGCCACATCATTCAAGCCATTCAGGCATCCCCTCTAGAGGAAACCCTGAAAGGTGACATCCTCGCCAACATCGACACAATCTCCTACTCTGGGCGTTCATATGTAGTGGCACGCATCCCGGCCCAACGCGATCTCTCCGGGTTCGACGGCGAGTATTACGTTCGCGACGGCGATGATCTGCGGAAAATGACGACGGCAGAAGCTCTCTCTGCAGCCAAGAGGTTCAGTCGTTGA